From one Babesia bovis T2Bo chromosome 3, whole genome shotgun sequence genomic stretch:
- a CDS encoding putative large subunit ribosomal protein L3, producing MGRCFSPFSALAQVARRNFSIGADTGGPKIRSFAKPHASRWIKRLERMQQKKKFALSKSAALQIPEHETFSESDVANLKIKPQVAIWNSRRCGVLAYKLGCMSLWDDWGERHMVTVCHVDRCVVLEKRTIAEHGYEAVQLGLGYRNINRQSKQNIGRFIKAGVGSKDHIAEFKCSSDCLLPVGHYMSVRHFTPGQWVFVSGWSQPKGFQGAMRRWHFGGQNASHGTECKAHSAPGSIAQGKSAHIVWRGTKMGGHKGPDPRVTNCRVFRIEAHRNLIFLKGTVPGDVMSVLKIRDALGICVRKNRGLHIHYPTFVPKSGQAYPVTLQEPPKERDPFLFPEDPMYDHHQSQ from the exons ATGGGTAGATGCTTCAGCCCATTCAGTGCCTTAGCTCAGGTGGCGCGAAGGAATTTTTCCATAGGTGCCGATACTGGTGGACCTAAAATACGTTCATTTGCTAAACCTCATGCTAGTAGATGGATCAAAAGATTAGAACGTATGcaacagaagaagaagTTCGCTTTGTCTAAATCAGCAGCACTTCAAATTCCAGAACATGAGACATTTTCAGAAAGCGACGTTGCTaatttaaaaataaaaccACAAGTTGCCATATGGAATAGTAGACG GTGTGGAGTACTGGCATATAAACTCGGTTGTATGTCTCTTTGGGATGACTGGGGAGAAAGACACATGGTTACCGTATGCCACGTTGATAGATGCGTAGTATTAGAAAAAAGAACTATAGCCGAGCATGGTTACGAAGCAGTGCAACTCGGCTTAGGTTATCGGAATATCAATCGTCAGtcaaaacaaaatatagGACGATTCATTAAAGCAGGAGTAGGATCTAAAGACCATATTGCTGAATTTAAGTGCTCAAGTGATTGTTTATTACCAGTCGGGCATTATATGAGTGTAAGGCACTTTACACCTGGTCAGTGGGTATTTGTTTCAGGTTGGTCACAACCAAAGGGATTCCAAGGTGCAATGCGAAGGTGGCACTTTGGAGGGCAAAACGCTAGTCACGGAACAGAGTGTAAAGCGCATAGCGCTCCCGGGTCAATCGCTCAGGGGAAATCTGCACATATCGTCTGGAGAGGCACAAAAATGGGCGGCCATAAAGGCCCAGACCCAAGAGTTACCAACTGTAGAGTTTTTAGAATAGAGGCACATCGCAATCTTATATTCCTTAAAGGAACAGTACCGGGTGATGTGATGAGTGTTTTAAAAATACGAGACGCATTAGGAATATGTGTACGAAAAAACAGAGGGTTGCACATACATTATCCAACATTCGTCCCCAAATCAGGTCAAGCGTATCCAGTGACTCTACAGGAGCCACCTAAAGAACGTGATCCGTTCTTGTTCCCGGAAGATCCCATGTATGACCACCATCAATCGCaataa